Proteins encoded within one genomic window of Eleutherodactylus coqui strain aEleCoq1 chromosome 1, aEleCoq1.hap1, whole genome shotgun sequence:
- the CHST7 gene encoding carbohydrate sulfotransferase 7: MVKRRGARSLWLLLLLYAGLMLFLLSVMLHEGWRGGRRSSPERDYEGGWNRSPLRRLCPHLDQSLWAEDGLDGTEEAAVSPPPRTHVYLHATWRSGSSFLGELFNQHPAVFYLYEPAWHMWQSLYPGDAESLQGALRDLLGSLFRCDFSALRLYAGDNLTSAGVFGWKSNKVICSAPFCLSPAGEFNSTAGRRREEVGLVEPKDCEQRCPARPLRDLEAECLRYPVVVIKDVRLLELSSLRPLLRDPGLNLRVVQLFRDPRAVHNSRLRSKRSLLRESLQVLRSRLRGADAAGRALQQQQLHRGGADYLVSGSLEVICQAWLRDLLLVQGHSPPWLRHRYLSIRYEDLVLAPHKELHRLLRFTGLPALPALEDFVLNMTRGASYSSDKPFLVSARNAREAMSAWRERLSREQVRRVEEACGDAMRVLSYLPQEG; the protein is encoded by the coding sequence ATGGTGAAGCGGCGGGGGGCACGGAGCctgtggctgctgctgctgctctacgCAGGGCTCATGCTGTTCCTCCTCTCGGTAATGTTACATGAAGGCTGGCGGGGCGGCAGGAGATCTTCGCCTGAGCGGGACTACGAGGGGGGATGGAACCGCTCCCCTCTCCGGCGGCTCTGCCCGCACCTGGACCAGTCCCTGTGGGCAGAGGATGGGCTGGATGGGACGGAGGAGGCTGCTGTGTCCCCGCCGCCTCGCACACACGTCTACCTGCACGCCACCTGGCGGAGCGGCTCGTCCTTTCTGGGGGAACTCTTCAACCAGCACCCTGCTGTCTTCTACCTGTACGAGCCGGCTTGGCACATGTGGCAGTCCCTGTACCCCGGGGACGCGGAGAGCCTGCAGGGGGCGCTGCGGGACTTGCTGGGCTCGCTGTTCCGCTGTGACTTCTCCGCGCTGCGGCTCTACGCGGGGGACAACCTGACTTCTGCTGGCGTGTTCGGCTGGAAGAGCAACAAAGTGATCTGCAGCGCCCCCTTCTGTTTATCCCCCGCAGGGGAGTTCAACTCTACCGCTGGGCGGCGCAGGGAGGAGGTGGGACTTGTGGAGCCTAAAGACTGCGAGCAGCGCTGCCCGGCACGGCCCCTGCGGGACCTGGAGGCGGAGTGCCTGCGCTACCCAGTGGTGGTCATTAAGGACGTGCGGCTACTGGAACTGTCCTCCTTGCGGCCGCTGCTGCGGGATCCTGGGCTCAACCTGCGGGTGGTCCAGCTCTTCCGAGACCCCAGAGCCGTGCACAACTCCCGGCTCCGATCCAAGCGCTCCCTGCTGCGAGAGAGCCTGCAGGTGCTGCGGAGCCGCCTACGAGGAGCCGACGCGGCGGGCAGAGCCCTGCAGCAGCAACAGCTGCACCGAGGAGGAGCGGACTACTTGGTGAGCGGCTCCCTGGAGGTCATCTGCCAGGCCTGGCTGCGGGACCTGCTCCTGGTACAGGGGCACAGCCCACCCTGGCTCCGGCACCGTTACCTTAGCATCCGCTATGAGGACCTGGTGCTCGCCCCCCACAAGGAGCTGCACCGCCTACTGCGCTTCACGGGGCTCCCAGCACTGCCGGCCCTGGAGGACTTTGTTCTGAACATGACCCGCGGCGCCAGTTACTCCTCAGACAAACCCTTCCTGGTATCCGCCCGCAACGCCAGGGAGGCCATGAGCGCCTGGAGGGAGAGGCTGAGTCGGGAGCAGGTCCGCAGGGTGGAGGAGGCCTGTGGGGATGCCATGAGGGTGCTGTCCTACCTGCCGCAGGAGGGCTGA